The proteins below come from a single Narcine bancroftii isolate sNarBan1 unplaced genomic scaffold, sNarBan1.hap1 Scaffold_258, whole genome shotgun sequence genomic window:
- the LOC138750772 gene encoding vasoactive intestinal polypeptide receptor-like has protein sequence MSLGRSLISKSPSQDASFNLSSRPELRDPETLGGRRLGWLKGEPYPCTSALTWFSALQVNFILFVCIIRILIQKLHSTDIGLNESSQYSRLAKSTLLLIPLFGINYILFAFFPDNFNVKVKMVFDLLLGSFQGFIVAVLYCFLNGEVQSELKRKWRRWHVERSVGGEMKYHQPSIGSNGASCTTQISVLTRCSPKTRDSCIQAESSIS, from the exons ATGTCACTTGGCAGAAGCCTGATCTCCAAGAGTCCCAGCCAGGATGCCTCTTTTAACTTGTCCTCTCGTCCAGAGCTGAGGGACCCTGAGACGTTAGGGGGAAGGAGATTGGGTTGGTTAAAGGGAGAACCTTATCCCTGCACCTCCGCTCTAACGTGGTTTTCTGCTCTTCAGGTGAACTTTATTCTCTTTGTGTGCATTATTCGAATACTGATCCAAAAGCTGCACTCCACGGATATTGGACTGAATGAATCCAGCCAGTACTC GAGGCTCGCAAAGTCGACTCTGCTGCTAATCCCCTTGTTTGGAATCAATTACATTCTGTTTGCGTTCTTCCCCGATAATTTCAACGTGAAAGTGAAGATGGTCTTTGACCTCCTTCTTGGATCCTTTCAG GGTTTCATTGTGGCCGTACTGTACTGTTTCTTGAATGGCGAG GTTCAATCCGAACTGAAGCGAAAATGGAGACGGTGGCACGTTGAGAGGTCTGTGGGAGGAGAAATGAAGTATCACCAACCTTCCATAGGCAGCAATGGGGCCAGCTGCACCACCCAGATCTCGGTGTTAACCAGGTGTAGCCCCAAGACCAGAGATTCCTGCATCCAAGCTGAGTCTTCCATCTCCTAG